A portion of the Edaphobacter lichenicola genome contains these proteins:
- a CDS encoding multicopper oxidase domain-containing protein, producing the protein MRRFSSLPQTTPVAQRNLYFSEQLQDPTDPNSPTTFFITQQGMTPAAYTMGQAPNIIVHSGTVEDWVIQNRAMEDHIFHIHQIHFQVMAVNGVAVNDPAIRDTYDIPYWNGQGAYPSITVRMDLRDPNIVGTFVYHCHILQHEDSGMMGAIEVLPAGASSVITATTSASSITPNASLTANVVDAATRSSTPTGSVQFQLNGINVGNPVTLVSGHAILMTPVTGTAGTSNLTAFYQGDSTYAESVSSPLPITISIFALASTGAIAPVGAAALANVAVNVADGYTALINLTCTMPATLVQSACFIDPGSITGTGQAVLRVNTTPPHSAAIRETDRPGWLAASGSISLAGLLLFLVPTRKRYRNLLLALLSVGILYFSVDVAAQQHQPAPALQKEATSSWSQAPPAPIHRRSRPQSTFPSPFNSGPESTRAKSTTKISRR; encoded by the coding sequence GTGCGCCGTTTTTCATCGCTGCCCCAAACCACGCCCGTTGCCCAGCGCAATCTCTACTTCTCCGAGCAGCTTCAGGACCCCACAGATCCAAACAGCCCGACGACCTTCTTCATCACTCAGCAGGGCATGACGCCCGCAGCCTACACCATGGGACAGGCCCCAAATATCATCGTGCACTCCGGCACCGTCGAAGATTGGGTAATCCAGAATCGCGCCATGGAAGATCACATCTTCCACATTCACCAGATTCACTTCCAAGTAATGGCCGTCAATGGAGTAGCGGTAAACGATCCAGCGATTCGCGACACCTACGACATCCCTTACTGGAACGGGCAGGGCGCTTATCCGAGCATCACGGTGCGGATGGACCTCCGTGATCCCAACATCGTCGGAACCTTCGTCTACCACTGCCACATCCTTCAACACGAAGACTCAGGCATGATGGGCGCGATCGAGGTCCTTCCCGCAGGCGCCTCGTCCGTTATCACCGCAACGACCTCTGCCAGCAGCATCACGCCCAACGCCAGCCTCACGGCCAACGTCGTCGATGCAGCGACACGCAGCTCGACTCCAACTGGCAGCGTTCAGTTTCAACTGAACGGCATCAACGTTGGCAACCCAGTCACCCTCGTAAGCGGACACGCCATCCTCATGACACCCGTCACCGGCACCGCAGGAACCAGCAACCTCACTGCGTTCTATCAAGGCGACTCCACCTACGCAGAATCAGTCTCATCGCCGCTCCCGATCACCATCTCCATCTTCGCCCTTGCTTCCACCGGAGCCATAGCTCCTGTCGGAGCAGCCGCGCTCGCCAATGTCGCCGTCAACGTGGCCGATGGATACACAGCACTCATCAATCTCACCTGCACGATGCCCGCAACTCTCGTCCAGTCGGCCTGCTTCATCGACCCAGGGTCCATCACCGGAACCGGACAAGCCGTCCTGAGAGTCAACACCACCCCGCCCCACTCCGCAGCGATCCGAGAGACAGACCGGCCCGGCTGGTTGGCTGCAAGCGGCAGCATCAGTCTTGCTGGTCTTCTTCTGTTCCTCGTCCCCACACGCAAGCGTTATCGAAACCTGCTGCTCGCCCTTCTCTCCGTAGGCATCCTGTACTTCTCCGTGGATGTAGCGGCACAGCAGCACCAACCAGCTCCGGCACTCCAAAAGGAAGCTACGTCATCGTGGTCACAGGCACCTCCGGCACCGATTCATCGCAGATCCAGACCACAGTCAACGTTCCCATCACCGTTCAATAGCGGCCCAGAGAGCACACGCGCAAAGAGCACGACAAAGATCAGCAGAAGATAG
- a CDS encoding multicopper oxidase domain-containing protein: protein MAHSSPKTGSASMQVTLHDTSDSSPCNGEAMSASVSNLHFHGLNVTPVCHSDEVVNTLVQPGQEFDYSVQIPLNEPSGLYWYHPHPHGFSEGQVQGGATGAIIVEGIQQANLSFVGLPEQTLVLRNLLVPVSEQNATNVPASDISLDNVPVNFPAYTPALPVAPNQQQLWRVLNSAADTIFNLQYVVAGTAQQLTVVAIDGVPITGGLSRRAPYSSLPAAALSLSSLLPLSGRARN, encoded by the coding sequence ATGGCTCATTCCTCGCCAAAGACAGGATCTGCGAGCATGCAGGTGACGCTGCATGACACGAGTGACAGCTCGCCCTGCAACGGCGAAGCTATGTCCGCCTCTGTCAGTAACCTTCATTTCCACGGGCTGAACGTAACCCCGGTCTGCCACTCCGACGAAGTCGTCAACACGTTGGTGCAGCCGGGACAGGAGTTCGACTACTCCGTGCAGATTCCCCTCAATGAGCCGTCCGGTCTCTACTGGTATCACCCTCATCCGCACGGCTTCAGCGAAGGCCAAGTGCAGGGCGGTGCTACCGGCGCGATCATCGTCGAGGGCATCCAGCAGGCCAATCTGTCCTTCGTCGGTCTCCCCGAGCAGACACTCGTTCTGCGGAATCTCCTCGTTCCCGTCTCCGAGCAAAACGCCACAAACGTTCCGGCATCGGATATCTCGCTCGACAACGTCCCCGTCAACTTTCCCGCTTATACTCCCGCACTGCCCGTCGCCCCCAACCAGCAACAGCTTTGGCGAGTTCTCAATTCAGCTGCCGACACGATCTTCAATCTGCAATATGTCGTCGCCGGCACTGCACAGCAGCTTACTGTCGTTGCCATCGACGGCGTGCCAATCACCGGGGGTCTATCCAGGAGAGCTCCGTACTCCTCCCTCCCGGCAGCCGCGCTGAGTTTGTCGTCACTACTCCCGCTCTCGGGCAGAGCGCGCAATTAA
- a CDS encoding cupredoxin domain-containing protein, giving the protein MAAGRLASSAAGVCPDLSASSTVAAPADLFSQNGVLEVTLNLQTDVDAAGRQRYCYVTSSGLVSPTLRVNPGDTLLIHFTTSCLRGWLQLFPKSCRIWHPWLIPRQRQDLRACR; this is encoded by the coding sequence TTGGCGGCTGGACGGCTTGCTTCGTCCGCTGCCGGGGTGTGCCCTGACCTCTCAGCCAGTTCGACTGTTGCAGCTCCCGCCGACCTCTTCAGTCAGAACGGCGTCCTCGAAGTCACTCTGAATCTGCAGACGGATGTGGATGCCGCAGGGCGTCAGCGGTATTGCTATGTGACGAGCAGCGGCCTCGTCTCGCCCACGCTGCGGGTCAATCCGGGCGACACACTCTTGATCCACTTTACAACCAGCTGCCTACGGGGCTGGCTCCAGTTGTTCCCGAAGTCATGCCGGATATGGCATCCATGGCTCATTCCTCGCCAAAGACAGGATCTGCGAGCATGCAGGTGA
- a CDS encoding glycoside hydrolase 5 family protein has translation MNSIGWHGFTAVLVALSLLAPPRMPAQDMVVGVNVVNPMRATLANQNTLLSELKAAQVHVIRCGISNDDKGIDFARRAAAQGIRIQLIVGAEYPPNSPTRPYQPNLFPAMWGGHPLSFAAPALSRVAFQKLFDSLDTNGISLAGIELGNEINWAAFNPEFPLPGEGKILSLDDLAHDSEGKQIAKGFLQYIKVLGALKEVRDHSRLNRNAPIISAGLVGAKDGDKLYNNKKEDMVSLAATIAFLREHGLDPLVDAYGVHIYPSTGQPGNPIAAAKRAANLNNVDLAQCRAKGSPEGKPCWITEWGFPNADLSCPAKEADRTLSLKSCERTLPRPSVASRVSTTSLGTQIHGPSRLIPTVSTVAMRSP, from the coding sequence ATGAATAGCATCGGGTGGCATGGGTTCACAGCAGTTCTCGTAGCACTCTCCTTGCTTGCACCCCCGAGGATGCCAGCACAAGATATGGTCGTCGGCGTGAACGTGGTCAATCCGATGCGCGCGACCTTGGCCAACCAAAATACTCTTCTCAGCGAGCTGAAAGCAGCGCAGGTACACGTGATCCGCTGTGGCATCTCGAACGACGACAAGGGCATTGATTTCGCCAGACGCGCCGCCGCACAGGGAATTCGCATCCAGTTGATCGTTGGCGCTGAGTACCCGCCCAATTCCCCCACGCGACCTTACCAGCCCAATTTGTTTCCCGCTATGTGGGGTGGGCACCCGCTCTCGTTTGCCGCCCCCGCACTTTCCAGAGTAGCCTTTCAAAAACTCTTCGATAGCTTGGATACGAACGGAATTAGTCTCGCTGGCATCGAACTCGGCAACGAGATCAATTGGGCCGCCTTCAACCCAGAGTTCCCTCTGCCCGGGGAAGGAAAGATTCTCAGCCTCGACGATCTAGCCCACGATTCGGAGGGCAAGCAGATTGCGAAGGGCTTTCTTCAATACATCAAGGTTCTGGGGGCTCTCAAAGAAGTTCGCGATCACTCTCGCCTCAACCGGAACGCGCCTATTATTTCTGCCGGTTTGGTGGGCGCCAAGGACGGAGATAAGCTGTACAACAACAAAAAGGAGGACATGGTCAGCCTGGCGGCAACGATCGCATTTCTCCGTGAACATGGCCTCGATCCACTTGTGGATGCCTATGGGGTGCATATCTATCCCTCTACTGGGCAACCTGGCAACCCAATCGCTGCAGCGAAACGCGCGGCCAACCTCAACAACGTTGATCTCGCTCAGTGCCGCGCAAAAGGAAGCCCCGAAGGCAAGCCCTGCTGGATCACGGAGTGGGGATTCCCAAACGCAGACCTGTCGTGTCCCGCGAAGGAAGCTGATCGCACGCTCTCGTTAAAGAGCTGCGAGCGGACTTTGCCGCGGCCCAGCGTCGCATCGCGGGTATCGACTACTTCTCTTGGAACTCAGATCCATGGGCCAAGCAGACTGATCCCGACAGTATCTACCGTTGCGATGCGCTCACCGTGA
- a CDS encoding glycoside hydrolase family 3 protein, whose amino-acid sequence MHAYRFVLALSAFAVTAGAQSTSPTTPQPAFGYRTDALLTVDGLEFKDMNHNGKLDPYEDWRLSPETRAADLVARMRIEDVAGLMVHGTLPAAGDLGRGNAYDLDRIRGLVVEQRVNSFITRLSTDARTLAAQNNHVQEIAEKSAFGVPVTISTDPRSHFQEVLGASSSDAVFSLWPEPLGFASIGDPAVVRQFADTVRQEYLAVGIRESLAPQADLVTEPRWARSNGTFGSNAKLAKRLVEGYVAGMQNGEDGLNHNSVLTVVKHWAGYGAEKDGWDAHNFYGRYASFEDDHLAYHLIPFEGAFHAHVAAVMPTYAILQGASLNGKPLEQVGANFNTQLITGLLRGHYAFSGVVLSDWGITSDCNENCQNGAPNGTKPSPKDIGMPWGVESLTKPQRFAKAINAGVDQIGGTEEAALIVEDIRSGLISEVRAREAATRILVQKFQLGLFEQPYADEGSAQSVVGKPEFVQAGQAAQASAVVLLKNALAPAPRKPLLPLTKTGLKVYLYGLRPESAKAAGWQVVSDPSQAEVAIIRAPAPFQGEHPGYFFGSRQHEGRLNFLPTDPAFAELLKASSTTPCIFITTLERPLILTDVMPHATAVLGDFGIDDKPLLDLLKGTTAPSGHLPFELPSSAEAVEQQKSDLPDDSAQPLFPRGFGMHF is encoded by the coding sequence ATGCACGCATATCGCTTCGTCCTGGCTCTCTCGGCCTTCGCGGTCACCGCAGGTGCACAAAGCACTTCGCCCACAACTCCACAACCTGCATTTGGATACCGAACCGATGCACTGCTGACCGTCGATGGCCTCGAGTTCAAGGACATGAACCATAACGGAAAGCTGGACCCCTATGAGGACTGGCGGCTCTCCCCGGAAACCAGGGCCGCCGATCTCGTCGCTCGGATGCGGATTGAAGACGTGGCGGGCCTGATGGTGCATGGCACGCTGCCGGCGGCCGGAGATCTTGGCCGCGGCAATGCCTACGATCTCGATCGAATCCGCGGCCTGGTCGTGGAGCAACGCGTGAACAGCTTCATCACGCGACTGAGCACCGACGCCCGAACTCTGGCCGCGCAAAATAATCACGTGCAGGAGATCGCGGAGAAGAGCGCCTTCGGTGTACCCGTCACCATCTCGACCGACCCTCGAAGTCACTTCCAAGAGGTGCTCGGAGCCAGCTCTTCAGACGCCGTATTCTCACTTTGGCCCGAACCGCTCGGCTTCGCTTCTATCGGAGACCCCGCAGTCGTTCGTCAATTTGCGGATACGGTACGACAGGAGTATCTCGCGGTGGGCATACGCGAATCTCTGGCGCCCCAGGCAGACCTTGTAACCGAACCGCGGTGGGCACGCTCGAACGGCACCTTCGGATCCAATGCCAAACTCGCGAAACGCCTCGTAGAAGGCTACGTCGCAGGCATGCAGAACGGCGAAGATGGCCTCAATCACAACAGTGTCCTCACGGTGGTAAAACACTGGGCCGGATACGGCGCAGAGAAGGACGGCTGGGACGCGCATAACTTCTACGGCCGCTACGCCTCCTTCGAAGACGACCATCTCGCCTACCACCTCATCCCCTTTGAAGGTGCATTCCACGCTCACGTCGCCGCGGTGATGCCCACCTACGCCATCCTGCAGGGTGCCTCCCTCAACGGGAAGCCGCTCGAACAGGTCGGCGCAAACTTTAACACGCAGTTGATCACCGGCCTTCTGCGTGGCCACTACGCATTCAGTGGAGTTGTACTCAGCGATTGGGGCATCACCAGCGACTGCAACGAAAACTGTCAAAATGGTGCGCCCAATGGCACCAAGCCCAGCCCCAAAGACATCGGCATGCCGTGGGGGGTTGAATCTCTCACCAAGCCGCAGCGCTTCGCAAAGGCTATCAATGCAGGTGTCGACCAGATCGGTGGTACAGAGGAAGCCGCTCTCATCGTCGAAGACATCCGGAGCGGCCTCATCTCCGAAGTTCGCGCGCGCGAAGCTGCAACCCGCATTCTCGTGCAGAAATTTCAGCTCGGCCTGTTCGAGCAACCCTACGCAGACGAAGGTAGCGCTCAATCGGTCGTGGGCAAACCGGAGTTCGTTCAGGCAGGACAAGCCGCGCAAGCGAGCGCAGTGGTGCTGCTCAAGAACGCACTTGCACCTGCGCCACGCAAGCCGCTTCTCCCGCTCACCAAAACAGGGCTAAAGGTCTATCTCTACGGCTTACGGCCGGAGTCTGCAAAGGCAGCAGGTTGGCAGGTCGTGTCCGATCCGAGCCAGGCAGAGGTCGCCATCATTCGCGCACCCGCGCCCTTCCAGGGCGAACACCCGGGTTACTTCTTCGGATCAAGGCAACACGAAGGCCGCCTGAACTTTCTCCCGACGGACCCCGCCTTCGCGGAGCTGCTGAAAGCGAGCAGCACCACTCCGTGCATCTTCATCACAACGCTCGAAAGACCCCTGATCCTGACCGATGTAATGCCACACGCAACAGCGGTCCTCGGTGACTTCGGCATCGACGACAAGCCACTGCTCGATCTCCTCAAGGGCACCACCGCTCCCTCCGGTCACCTGCCGTTCGAGCTCCCCAGTTCCGCAGAGGCCGTCGAACAACAGAAGAGCGATCTTCCAGATGACTCAGCACAACCGCTATTTCCGCGCGGGTTCGGGATGCACTTCTGA